From a region of the Acinetobacter larvae genome:
- a CDS encoding fimbrial protein, with the protein MKKTQLGLALCTTALYATSALAADGTINFSGNIVAETCNVDINGSNQASSEVSLPTINASALKTAAQTAGATPFSIRLSGAGCVQDKVVAKPYFEPELNKINSSGRLINTGNAKNIDIQILDQDQAVIDLSKDANEQKFATANTSGDTTTYRYYAQYYATDAAEAGKVNSSTSYSIIYK; encoded by the coding sequence ATGAAAAAGACCCAACTTGGACTAGCGTTATGTACAACAGCGCTTTATGCAACATCGGCACTGGCAGCAGATGGTACGATTAACTTTAGCGGCAATATTGTTGCAGAAACCTGTAATGTAGATATCAATGGTTCCAATCAGGCAAGCAGCGAAGTGTCTTTGCCAACAATCAATGCTTCTGCTTTAAAAACAGCTGCACAGACTGCTGGTGCAACACCATTTTCAATTCGTTTATCTGGCGCAGGATGTGTACAAGATAAAGTTGTTGCAAAGCCTTATTTTGAACCTGAACTCAATAAAATTAATAGTAGTGGTCGCCTCATTAATACCGGCAATGCCAAAAATATTGATATTCAAATCTTAGACCAAGATCAAGCGGTTATTGACCTATCCAAAGATGCCAATGAACAAAAATTTGCTACTGCCAATACCAGCGGCGATACCACGACTTATCGCTATTACGCTCAATATTATGCAACCGATGCAGCTGAAGCTGGCAAAGTAAATTCATCTACCAGTTATAGCATCATCTATAAATAA
- the metE gene encoding 5-methyltetrahydropteroyltriglutamate--homocysteine S-methyltransferase, producing MTLQTHILGYPRIGAKRQLKFAEEQYWKGEISQQQLLQQAQAVEHSNWQAQIDAGLSLLTVGDFVYYDAILTHAVRLGIIPARFATEAAKLNQLDQQFYLARGRAANCQDVAALEMTKWFDTNYHYLVPELVPQQQFKADFSELLAQVDRAKAFNTPIKVVLPGLLSFLYLSRIVATEHSSHVLPACACGNDHTSVNADPTTLQFVDALLPIYADLFDQLKARGVDYVQIDEPILVLDLAVEWQAAFERVYNVLQRRDDLGLILTSYFETLGANLNLAVNLPVAGLHIDISREKAGEFFWKKVIDQLPAHKILSIGLINGRSVWASDLLALNEIRRTAEQALGDRLWLATSCSLLHVPVDLSSEQVPADIAGKLAFARQKLDELVSLAQGRLDSKTQPTTTPDHSFALLAQSRAEPFAVRFKAQQAKLNLPLLPTTTIGSFPQTSSIRAARAAWNKGQLSDADYRAAMQKEIAYAIAQQQQLGLDVLVHGEAERTDMVEYFASLLDGFWLSKFGWVQSYGSRCVRPPIIVADIHRPQAMTVEWICYANGLTNKIVKAMLTGPVTMLNWSFPPAHRSRREVCLQLAEAIRLEVADLQDAGIAIIQIDEAAFREGLPLRKADQAEYWDWAVKSFQHCASSARVDTQIHTHMCYSDFKDCLAQISAMDADVITIETSRSGLQLLDVFQQHAYPNAVGPGVYDIHSPRTPNAAHMRQVIDKALQSIPAERLWINPDCGLKTRNWEETRAALTELVHMAKQLRAELSAQS from the coding sequence ATGACACTACAAACACATATTCTCGGGTATCCCCGTATAGGCGCAAAACGTCAATTAAAATTTGCCGAAGAACAGTATTGGAAAGGTGAAATTTCACAACAGCAACTTTTACAACAAGCACAGGCTGTAGAACATAGTAATTGGCAGGCACAGATTGATGCTGGGCTGTCATTGCTCACAGTTGGGGATTTTGTCTATTATGATGCCATTTTAACCCATGCTGTTCGGCTGGGTATAATACCCGCACGCTTCGCGACAGAGGCGGCGAAACTCAATCAGCTTGATCAACAATTTTATTTGGCACGTGGTCGTGCAGCAAACTGCCAAGATGTTGCCGCGCTTGAAATGACCAAATGGTTTGATACCAATTACCACTATTTGGTTCCAGAACTCGTACCACAACAACAATTCAAGGCAGATTTTAGTGAGCTACTCGCCCAAGTTGACCGTGCCAAAGCCTTCAACACCCCGATTAAAGTGGTACTTCCTGGTCTATTGAGCTTCCTATACTTATCTCGTATTGTGGCAACAGAGCACAGCAGCCATGTACTCCCCGCCTGTGCTTGTGGCAATGATCATACAAGCGTCAATGCCGACCCAACAACATTACAATTTGTTGATGCCTTACTGCCGATTTATGCTGATTTATTTGACCAGCTCAAAGCCCGTGGTGTGGACTATGTACAAATTGATGAGCCAATTTTAGTACTCGATCTTGCTGTAGAATGGCAAGCTGCCTTTGAACGGGTCTATAACGTTCTGCAACGCCGTGATGACTTAGGGCTGATCCTCACCAGCTATTTTGAAACGCTTGGCGCCAATCTCAATCTTGCTGTCAATTTGCCTGTTGCTGGCTTACACATCGATATCAGTCGTGAAAAAGCAGGAGAATTTTTCTGGAAAAAAGTCATAGACCAATTACCAGCCCATAAAATTTTATCGATTGGTCTTATCAATGGTCGTAGTGTCTGGGCCAGTGATCTACTGGCACTGAATGAAATCCGACGCACTGCAGAACAAGCCTTAGGCGATCGGCTTTGGCTTGCGACCAGCTGTTCACTACTCCATGTCCCAGTCGATTTAAGCTCAGAACAGGTTCCGGCAGACATTGCTGGTAAATTGGCTTTTGCCAGACAGAAGCTGGATGAGCTGGTCAGTCTGGCACAAGGGCGTCTGGACAGCAAGACTCAACCCACCACAACACCAGACCACAGTTTTGCTTTACTTGCCCAATCACGCGCGGAACCCTTTGCCGTACGCTTCAAAGCACAGCAAGCAAAATTAAACTTACCTTTACTACCGACCACAACCATTGGCTCTTTCCCACAAACCAGTAGCATCCGTGCTGCACGTGCCGCATGGAATAAAGGTCAGCTCTCCGATGCCGATTACCGCGCAGCAATGCAAAAAGAAATCGCCTATGCCATCGCGCAACAACAACAGCTAGGTCTGGATGTCTTGGTACATGGCGAAGCAGAACGTACCGATATGGTTGAATATTTTGCCAGTTTGCTAGACGGTTTTTGGCTATCTAAATTTGGCTGGGTACAAAGCTATGGTAGTCGTTGTGTACGCCCACCGATCATTGTGGCAGATATCCATCGCCCGCAAGCGATGACTGTTGAATGGATCTGCTATGCCAACGGACTTACAAATAAAATCGTCAAAGCAATGCTGACGGGTCCAGTAACAATGCTGAACTGGTCTTTCCCACCGGCACATCGCAGTCGTCGTGAAGTCTGTTTACAGCTCGCCGAAGCTATCCGCCTAGAAGTAGCTGACTTGCAAGACGCAGGCATTGCGATTATTCAAATCGATGAAGCGGCCTTCCGTGAGGGTTTACCTTTACGTAAAGCAGATCAAGCAGAATATTGGGATTGGGCAGTAAAATCCTTTCAACATTGCGCCAGTAGTGCCAGAGTCGATACCCAGATTCATACCCATATGTGCTATTCAGACTTTAAAGATTGCCTCGCACAGATTAGCGCAATGGATGCTGATGTCATAACCATCGAAACCTCTCGCTCTGGTTTGCAATTGCTGGATGTATTCCAGCAACATGCCTATCCCAATGCGGTCGGTCCGGGCGTTTATGATATTCATAGCCCACGCACACCGAATGCAGCACATATGCGTCAGGTGATCGACAAGGCTTTGCAAAGCATTCCTGCAGAACGTCTTTGGATCAATCCAGACTGTGGGCTCAAAACACGAAACTGGGAAGAAACGCGTGCAGCACTGACCGAGTTAGTTCACATGGCCAAGCAACTACGTGCCGAACTCAGCGCCCAGTCCTAA
- a CDS encoding DUF441 domain-containing protein produces MSLSALDLNLMVLIVLLACGILSHNSAVSIAAAVLIVVRITPLDAYFPVIQQYGLHLGILILTIGVLTPIASGTIPGQAILKSFLSFKSLMAIAVGLLVAWLGGRGVKLMSSQPDVVAGLLIGTVAGVALLRGVPVGPLIAAGILSLALGLK; encoded by the coding sequence ATGAGTTTGTCTGCATTAGACCTCAACTTGATGGTCTTAATCGTCCTATTAGCCTGTGGTATTTTAAGTCACAACAGCGCTGTTAGTATTGCCGCCGCAGTATTGATCGTGGTTCGAATCACCCCACTCGATGCTTATTTTCCAGTCATACAGCAATATGGTTTACACCTAGGCATTCTAATCTTAACCATTGGTGTTTTGACTCCGATTGCCAGCGGTACTATTCCAGGGCAAGCCATTTTAAAATCTTTTTTAAGTTTCAAATCGCTCATGGCGATTGCAGTCGGTTTACTGGTCGCTTGGCTCGGTGGACGTGGTGTTAAATTGATGAGTAGCCAACCCGATGTGGTGGCAGGCTTATTAATAGGGACTGTAGCGGGTGTGGCATTATTACGAGGAGTTCCTGTAGGTCCCTTAATTGCCGCAGGTATTCTATCACTCGCCCTTGGCTTAAAGTAA
- a CDS encoding MFS transporter, protein MNTAPQSSTPAYSLFAVIFALAIGGFGIGTTEFVAMGLIQEISTDLQIDLAQAGHFISAYALGVVVGAPLIAIFAAKVPRKRLLILLMLFYALANLATAYATTASHVLISRFIAGFPHGAYFGIAALVAAELAGPHKRATAIAQIMLGLTIATVLGVPLATWLGQQFGWRAGFQFSASIAVITLFAIAYAVPNIPLRASASIQTELAGLKNLNMWLSLAVGAIGFGGMFAVYSYASPILTEYTKVGIEMVPIALAVFGSGMVLGGLTAGYLADRHLKATIIGILIHASLIFVITSFMMANLYTALLALFLIGFSVIGLGGALQTHLMDVAGEAQTLAASLNHSAFNFANAIGAFLGGWVIQQHYGWTAPMWVGVVLSLAGLMIFLFALWVEKRQA, encoded by the coding sequence ATGAATACTGCCCCTCAAAGCTCTACGCCTGCCTACTCCCTCTTTGCCGTTATTTTTGCTTTAGCCATTGGTGGCTTCGGTATTGGTACCACTGAATTTGTGGCGATGGGACTGATCCAAGAAATTTCCACCGACCTACAGATTGATTTGGCACAAGCTGGGCATTTTATTAGTGCCTATGCGCTCGGTGTTGTTGTTGGTGCACCACTGATTGCGATTTTTGCCGCCAAAGTCCCACGTAAACGGTTATTAATTTTATTGATGCTGTTTTATGCACTGGCCAATTTGGCGACAGCCTACGCCACTACAGCATCACACGTTCTTATCTCGCGCTTTATTGCTGGTTTTCCACACGGCGCTTATTTTGGTATTGCCGCCTTGGTTGCTGCTGAACTGGCAGGTCCACATAAACGTGCCACAGCGATTGCCCAAATCATGTTAGGTTTAACCATTGCAACCGTGCTGGGCGTACCACTGGCCACTTGGTTAGGTCAACAGTTTGGCTGGCGGGCGGGTTTTCAGTTCTCAGCCAGTATTGCTGTGATAACTTTATTTGCCATTGCCTATGCAGTTCCCAATATTCCATTACGCGCCAGTGCCAGTATTCAAACTGAATTGGCCGGGCTAAAAAACCTCAATATGTGGCTCAGTTTAGCCGTTGGTGCGATTGGCTTTGGTGGCATGTTTGCCGTATATAGTTATGCCTCACCAATTTTGACCGAATACACCAAAGTAGGCATAGAAATGGTCCCTATTGCCTTGGCTGTCTTTGGCTCTGGTATGGTATTGGGTGGCTTAACCGCAGGTTACTTGGCGGACCGTCATTTAAAAGCCACGATTATTGGTATTTTAATCCATGCCAGTCTGATCTTTGTGATTACCAGTTTTATGATGGCGAATCTTTATACGGCGCTATTGGCACTATTTTTAATCGGCTTTTCGGTAATTGGGCTTGGTGGTGCACTACAAACTCACCTAATGGACGTTGCTGGCGAAGCCCAAACCTTGGCAGCGTCTTTAAATCACTCTGCCTTTAATTTTGCCAATGCCATCGGCGCCTTTTTAGGTGGCTGGGTGATTCAGCAACACTATGGTTGGACAGCTCCCATGTGGGTTGGTGTGGTGCTCAGTCTTGCCGGTTTAATGATTTTTCTATTTGCATTGTGGGTTGAAAAACGTCAGGCTTGA
- a CDS encoding LysR family transcriptional regulator has product MLEIRHLRTLLALREHGSLVAAANDLCLTPSAISHQLKELDHWYGVEVVNRRSRPVSFSNVGQRLLALADDVIPQIQIAQTDITRIVHGQTGRIVFSSECHSCFDWLMPLLNQYRQHYPDVDLDFASGFEANPHELLQTGEFDLLITADPIKLKGIEYFPIFEYESRLVLSSTHRFARQEQITIKDLAEETLITYPVDKHRLDIMAHVFIPANVQPKQIRTTDLTQMLIQLVASGRGIAALPDWVVNEYEVKGWVISKRLDCVGKNGLRRTLYAGYRKAEKDKNYFEGFLKQLERFSQQRSSYYNH; this is encoded by the coding sequence ATGTTAGAAATCAGACATTTAAGAACATTATTGGCGCTTAGAGAACATGGTTCATTGGTGGCAGCAGCCAATGATCTGTGTTTGACACCTTCAGCAATTTCACATCAACTCAAAGAGCTAGACCATTGGTATGGTGTAGAGGTGGTGAATCGCCGTAGCCGTCCAGTCAGTTTTTCTAATGTCGGGCAGCGTTTGTTGGCGCTTGCCGATGATGTTATACCGCAGATTCAAATTGCCCAGACCGATATTACCCGTATTGTGCATGGTCAAACCGGGCGTATTGTATTTTCATCTGAGTGTCATAGCTGCTTTGATTGGCTGATGCCATTGCTGAATCAATATCGACAGCATTATCCCGATGTAGACCTTGATTTTGCATCTGGTTTTGAGGCAAACCCACATGAGTTATTGCAAACGGGTGAGTTTGATTTGCTGATTACCGCAGATCCAATCAAGCTAAAAGGCATTGAATATTTCCCAATCTTTGAATATGAATCACGTTTGGTGCTTTCCAGTACGCATCGTTTTGCACGACAAGAGCAGATTACGATCAAAGATTTGGCTGAAGAAACTTTAATTACCTATCCTGTAGATAAGCATCGGTTAGATATCATGGCGCATGTATTTATCCCTGCCAATGTGCAACCGAAACAGATTCGTACCACAGACTTAACCCAAATGTTAATTCAACTGGTTGCCAGCGGTCGAGGCATCGCCGCCTTACCAGATTGGGTGGTCAATGAGTATGAAGTCAAAGGTTGGGTGATTTCTAAACGTCTAGATTGTGTGGGAAAAAATGGTTTGAGGCGTACGCTGTATGCGGGCTATCGTAAAGCAGAAAAAGATAAGAATTATTTTGAAGGTTTTCTCAAGCAATTAGAACGGTTCTCGCAGCAACGTTCTAGCTATTATAACCACTAG
- a CDS encoding BLUF domain-containing protein, whose product MGLVRLLYASTISDAQSDVYSQLFDILNSSVRFNSRQEVSGVLYYGYGYFTQCIEGEKSTIENLYYNRILKDPRHYNCQLLHYAPCEEKLFKQWSMKFAPINKKIIDFFQQRHMINFDPYQLTTQNVQQFIEILANQPACHIEDYHETI is encoded by the coding sequence ATGGGCTTAGTACGGCTATTATATGCGAGTACAATTTCAGATGCCCAATCTGATGTTTACTCGCAGCTGTTTGACATTTTAAATAGCTCAGTACGTTTTAACTCAAGACAGGAAGTCTCAGGCGTACTTTATTATGGTTATGGATATTTTACGCAGTGTATTGAAGGGGAAAAAAGCACCATTGAAAATCTATATTATAATCGTATATTAAAAGACCCACGGCATTATAATTGCCAACTTTTACATTATGCACCATGTGAAGAAAAATTATTCAAGCAGTGGAGTATGAAATTTGCACCCATTAATAAAAAAATTATCGACTTCTTTCAACAACGGCATATGATCAACTTTGATCCCTATCAGTTAACAACACAAAATGTTCAGCAGTTTATTGAGATCCTCGCCAATCAACCAGCCTGTCATATTGAAGACTATCACGAAACAATTTAA
- a CDS encoding amino acid permease, with the protein MSSQQRKLKHELSNRHIQLIALGGSIGTGLFLGISQTIKLAGPSVLLGYAIAGLIAFFMMRQLGEMVVEEPVSGSFSYFAYRYWSPFAGFMSGWNYWVLNILVCMAELSAIGLYVQYWFPDIPSWVSALFFFVLINGINLLHVKVFGEMEFLFSIIKILAIIGMIAFGAYILISGHASETASVSNLWALGGFFPNGVTGLIMAMAIIMFSFGGIELVGIAAAETKTPTQTIPKAINQIVYRILLFYIGTIFILLSLYPWNQIAEGGSPFVLIFDALGSVYVAMILNFIVLTAAISVYNGTSYGTSRMLLGLAQQGNAPRVLSKINHRGIPYAAILCSALVTAICVVLNYVFPEKAFKLLMSLVVSAIVINWMMLSLTHMRFKRKMQQQHKSSLFPSIAYPLTNYLCVIFMLGILVVMWMTPDMRIAVILIPIWLICLIIAYKLKGKTNSTADLPPARHE; encoded by the coding sequence ATGTCTTCACAACAAAGGAAGCTTAAACACGAGCTTAGCAATCGTCATATTCAATTAATTGCGCTTGGCGGATCAATTGGCACAGGATTGTTCTTAGGGATTTCACAGACCATAAAATTGGCAGGTCCGTCAGTATTATTGGGCTATGCTATTGCCGGTTTGATTGCATTTTTTATGATGCGCCAGTTGGGTGAAATGGTGGTTGAAGAACCGGTCAGTGGTTCCTTCAGTTATTTTGCTTATCGTTATTGGAGCCCTTTTGCAGGCTTTATGTCAGGTTGGAATTATTGGGTACTCAATATTTTAGTCTGTATGGCTGAACTCAGTGCCATCGGGCTATATGTGCAATATTGGTTTCCCGACATTCCCAGTTGGGTCTCTGCTTTATTCTTCTTTGTGCTGATAAATGGCATTAACTTACTGCATGTTAAAGTCTTTGGTGAAATGGAGTTTTTATTTTCCATCATCAAAATTTTAGCGATTATCGGGATGATTGCTTTTGGTGCATATATCCTGATCAGTGGTCATGCCAGTGAAACCGCCTCTGTATCGAATCTCTGGGCATTGGGTGGCTTTTTCCCCAATGGGGTGACTGGACTGATTATGGCCATGGCGATCATTATGTTCTCCTTTGGTGGAATTGAGTTGGTCGGCATTGCAGCAGCTGAAACTAAAACCCCAACCCAAACCATTCCCAAAGCAATTAATCAAATTGTTTACCGTATTTTACTGTTTTATATCGGTACTATTTTCATTCTACTTTCACTTTATCCATGGAATCAAATCGCTGAAGGCGGCAGTCCTTTTGTGTTGATCTTTGATGCCCTAGGCAGTGTTTATGTAGCGATGATTTTAAACTTTATTGTGTTAACCGCAGCTATTTCTGTATATAACGGCACCAGTTACGGGACTAGTCGTATGTTATTGGGCTTAGCACAACAAGGGAATGCACCACGTGTTTTAAGCAAGATTAATCATCGTGGTATTCCCTATGCAGCGATTTTGTGTTCTGCTTTGGTGACTGCAATCTGTGTCGTGCTTAACTATGTATTCCCAGAAAAAGCCTTTAAATTATTAATGAGCTTAGTGGTTTCAGCAATCGTGATTAACTGGATGATGTTATCGCTTACTCACATGCGCTTTAAACGTAAAATGCAACAACAGCATAAATCCTCATTATTCCCAAGTATTGCCTATCCACTGACCAATTATTTATGTGTCATTTTTATGTTGGGTATTTTAGTGGTAATGTGGATGACGCCGGATATGCGTATTGCAGTCATTCTAATACCAATCTGGTTAATCTGTTTGATCATTGCGTATAAACTCAAAGGCAAAACGAATTCGACTGCGGACTTACCGCCTGCTCGCCACGAATAA
- a CDS encoding epoxyqueuosine reductase QueH, producing MNNAAREKLQLPEGHSQLLLHSCCAPCSGEVMEALITSEIPFSIFFYNPNIHPVKEYLIRKEENIRFAEKHNIPFIDCDYDTDNWFERAKGMEEEPERGIRCTMCFDMRFERTALYAAENGFSLISSSLGISRWKNMKQINDCGHRAAQHYDGIQYWDYNWRKNGGSSRMIEISKREEFYQQEYCGCVYSLRDTNRWRKSQGRDRIKLGVKFYSNAMED from the coding sequence ATGAACAACGCCGCACGTGAAAAACTACAACTTCCAGAAGGTCACTCGCAATTATTATTGCATTCTTGTTGTGCACCTTGCTCTGGTGAAGTCATGGAAGCGCTGATTACATCAGAAATTCCCTTTTCGATTTTCTTTTATAATCCCAATATTCATCCAGTGAAAGAATATCTTATTCGTAAAGAGGAAAATATTCGCTTCGCGGAAAAGCACAATATCCCATTTATTGACTGTGACTATGATACAGACAATTGGTTTGAACGTGCCAAAGGTATGGAAGAAGAACCCGAACGCGGTATACGCTGTACCATGTGTTTTGATATGCGCTTTGAACGTACCGCATTATATGCCGCAGAAAATGGTTTTAGTTTAATCAGCAGTTCACTCGGTATTTCACGTTGGAAAAATATGAAACAGATTAATGACTGTGGGCATCGTGCTGCACAACATTATGATGGAATTCAATATTGGGATTATAACTGGCGTAAAAATGGCGGTTCGAGTCGCATGATTGAAATCAGTAAACGGGAAGAATTTTATCAACAAGAATATTGCGGTTGTGTCTATTCTCTACGTGATACCAATCGCTGGCGCAAAAGCCAAGGACGAGACCGGATTAAATTAGGGGTCAAATTTTATAGCAATGCCATGGAAGACTGA
- a CDS encoding ion transporter: MMLQAWFSLRKFVYNNLHNDEYETKFSRCINYSLIFLIVANVIAVLLESVNDIYKSYQLYFDIFENCSIIIFSAEYILRFWSVADQNPAQSAWRNRWQWVRSGGAIIDLLAILPAYINYFVHFDLRMLRILRLLRLLKLTRYFVALQILLRVIEREKSSFQAVIFILIIMIVMAAAGVYVVENKTQPEVFSSIPASMWWAVVTLTTVGYGDVTPITPVGRFLGAMITILGVGLAALPAGILATGLANELEGRKQRLEEQFEHLIHSRGIDLIHDHQTIEQIRHQVGLTEEQTEQIIINLIREQKQKAERKSCCYCPHCGHQLPQDISD, encoded by the coding sequence ATGATGTTGCAAGCATGGTTTAGCTTAAGAAAATTTGTATATAACAATTTACATAATGACGAGTATGAAACTAAGTTTAGCCGCTGCATTAACTATAGTCTGATTTTTTTAATCGTTGCCAATGTCATCGCTGTATTATTGGAGTCCGTCAATGATATCTATAAGTCTTATCAGCTCTATTTTGATATTTTTGAGAATTGTTCCATTATCATTTTCAGTGCCGAATATATTTTAAGATTTTGGAGTGTGGCTGATCAAAATCCAGCGCAGTCGGCTTGGCGTAACCGCTGGCAATGGGTGCGAAGTGGCGGTGCAATTATCGATTTATTGGCGATTTTACCGGCTTATATCAATTATTTCGTGCATTTCGATTTACGTATGTTACGTATTTTAAGATTGCTACGGTTATTGAAACTGACTCGTTATTTTGTTGCTTTACAGATTTTATTACGTGTGATTGAACGAGAGAAGAGTTCTTTCCAAGCAGTAATTTTTATTTTAATTATTATGATTGTGATGGCGGCAGCCGGCGTTTATGTGGTTGAAAATAAAACCCAGCCCGAAGTCTTTAGCTCTATTCCTGCCTCGATGTGGTGGGCGGTGGTGACCTTAACCACAGTAGGTTATGGCGATGTGACCCCAATTACCCCAGTCGGTCGTTTTTTGGGTGCCATGATTACCATTTTAGGGGTAGGTTTGGCGGCATTACCTGCGGGTATTTTAGCAACCGGTTTGGCGAATGAACTGGAAGGACGCAAACAACGTTTAGAAGAACAGTTTGAACATTTGATTCATAGTCGTGGTATCGATTTGATTCATGATCATCAAACCATTGAGCAAATCCGTCATCAAGTTGGTTTAACTGAAGAACAAACTGAACAGATTATTATCAATTTAATCCGTGAGCAGAAACAGAAGGCGGAACGTAAAAGCTGCTGTTACTGCCCACATTGTGGTCATCAACTGCCTCAAGATATATCTGATTAA
- a CDS encoding fimbrial biogenesis chaperone, whose amino-acid sequence MRIHHSIYALLVNVVATQTLFAGVTITGTRIIFPAQQNSITIQLNNPSDQPALIQAWLDDGDANDIPDADRIPFILTPPLTRIEAQKGQMIRLIAKETDQLPQDRESLYWFNILDIPATTVMQDENNQENSHKENQEENKLQVSIRSRIKVFYRPKKLKASPEKAYETLGFNYSSAQQLLHISNPSPYFINFSDLTFNPQSEKTAYSETLMLAPFSQQSIRLPDAMHLKQVKYSLINDFGGTLAFEKHIESTP is encoded by the coding sequence ATGCGTATTCATCATAGTATTTATGCTTTGCTCGTAAATGTTGTTGCAACTCAAACGTTATTTGCCGGCGTCACCATTACTGGTACACGTATTATTTTTCCTGCTCAGCAAAATAGTATAACCATTCAACTGAATAACCCATCCGATCAACCAGCCCTAATACAGGCATGGCTAGACGATGGCGATGCCAATGACATACCCGATGCAGATCGTATTCCATTTATTCTGACTCCACCATTAACTCGAATTGAGGCACAAAAAGGTCAAATGATTCGGCTGATTGCCAAAGAAACCGATCAACTCCCCCAAGATCGTGAAAGTTTATATTGGTTTAATATTTTAGATATCCCTGCAACAACGGTAATGCAAGATGAAAACAATCAAGAAAATAGTCATAAAGAAAATCAAGAAGAAAATAAACTGCAAGTTTCTATCCGTAGCCGTATCAAAGTATTTTATCGACCTAAAAAATTAAAAGCTTCCCCCGAAAAAGCATATGAGACACTGGGTTTTAACTATTCTAGTGCACAGCAACTGCTCCATATTTCCAATCCAAGCCCCTATTTTATTAACTTTAGTGATTTAACGTTTAACCCTCAATCTGAAAAAACAGCATATAGCGAAACACTTATGCTGGCACCATTTTCACAACAATCTATTCGACTTCCAGATGCCATGCACCTCAAGCAAGTCAAATATAGTTTGATTAATGATTTTGGTGGCACTTTAGCGTTCGAAAAACACATAGAAAGTACCCCTTAA